A single region of the Solwaraspora sp. WMMD791 genome encodes:
- a CDS encoding diacylglycerol kinase family protein has protein sequence MRALLVANPKATTTSERTRDVIVRALRSEVDLSVEYTHRRGHAVALARQAAQERFDVVVTLGGDGTVNEAVNGLMSALPATDQPATATAERLPALAVVPVGSTNVFARAVGLPPQWPEATSVLIEGLRTGRFRTIGLGRADDRYFTFCAGLGLDAAVIRQVERARLRGRRSTVGLYLRSMVSEYFIGMDRRHPAIRLEQPGEPAHEELATVVIQNTAPWTFIGDRAINPNPLASFDLGLDVLAVRQLRVPSTTRTLAQVAARTPDPRGRQVVRLHDLSEFTISATRPQAFQLDGDYLGERLKVRFTAVREALRVVH, from the coding sequence ATGCGGGCCCTTCTGGTGGCCAATCCCAAGGCCACCACCACCAGCGAGCGCACCCGGGACGTGATCGTCCGGGCGTTGCGCAGCGAAGTCGACCTGTCGGTCGAGTACACCCATCGGCGCGGGCACGCCGTGGCGTTGGCCCGGCAGGCCGCGCAGGAGCGGTTCGACGTCGTGGTGACCCTCGGTGGCGACGGTACGGTCAACGAGGCCGTCAACGGGCTGATGTCGGCGCTGCCGGCGACGGACCAGCCGGCGACGGCGACGGCCGAGCGGTTGCCCGCGCTGGCCGTCGTGCCGGTCGGCTCGACCAACGTCTTCGCCCGGGCGGTCGGCCTGCCCCCGCAGTGGCCGGAGGCGACGAGCGTACTGATCGAAGGGCTGCGGACGGGTCGGTTCCGGACCATCGGGCTGGGGCGGGCCGACGACCGCTACTTCACCTTCTGCGCCGGGCTGGGGCTGGACGCGGCGGTGATCCGGCAGGTGGAGCGGGCCCGGCTGCGGGGTCGCCGGTCGACGGTCGGGCTCTACCTGCGGTCGATGGTGAGTGAGTACTTCATCGGCATGGACCGGCGGCACCCGGCGATCCGGCTGGAGCAGCCGGGTGAGCCGGCGCACGAGGAGCTCGCCACCGTCGTGATCCAGAACACGGCGCCGTGGACCTTCATCGGTGACCGGGCGATCAACCCGAACCCGCTGGCCTCGTTCGACCTCGGCCTGGACGTGCTGGCCGTACGGCAACTGCGGGTACCCAGCACGACCCGTACGTTGGCCCAGGTCGCGGCTCGTACGCCGGATCCACGCGGGCGACAGGTCGTCCGACTGCACGATTTGTCCGAATTCACGATATCCGCAACTCGCCCGCAGGCCTTCCAACTCGACGGCGACTATCTCGGCGAGCGACTGAAAGTCCGTTTTACGGCGGTCCGGGAGGCCCTGCGGGTCGTCCACTGA
- a CDS encoding ATP-binding protein, translating to MSPLVTQSEPTIDDDVVLLTVPADGGYLSVLRTATAGLAARLHFALDEIEDLRIAVDEACAMLLAVATRPADLECRFSVTDDALTVEVTVATARGAKLPPESSFAWKVLRALTTSASATASSGQASIRLLTRRSGGR from the coding sequence ATGAGTCCGCTGGTCACACAATCCGAGCCGACGATCGACGACGACGTCGTGCTCCTCACCGTGCCCGCCGACGGTGGTTACCTGAGCGTGCTGCGGACCGCGACGGCCGGTCTGGCCGCCCGGTTGCACTTCGCGTTGGACGAGATCGAGGATCTGCGGATCGCGGTCGACGAGGCGTGCGCCATGCTGCTCGCCGTCGCCACCAGACCCGCCGACCTGGAGTGCCGATTCTCGGTGACCGACGACGCACTGACCGTCGAAGTCACTGTCGCCACCGCGCGCGGCGCGAAGCTTCCGCCGGAGTCGTCGTTCGCCTGGAAGGTGCTCCGGGCGCTGACGACCTCCGCCTCGGCGACCGCCAGCAGCGGACAGGCCAGCATCCGGCTGCTCACCCGACGCTCGGGCGGCCGCTGA
- a CDS encoding CbiX/SirB N-terminal domain-containing protein — protein MTGSTRPADRAVPVEAAPIVLVAHGSRDPRAAAATRALVRAVAAARPGVDVRAAYLDHAGPRPGAVLADLQAAGYPAATVVPLLLTEAFHGRVDLPEVVRAARRDGLRMPVALTDVIGPPLAAPTVDPLLVAGLRRRLAASGADCDAVVLAAAGTRSASARQTVALAAAALGADLGLPCLAGYASAAPPTAGEAVRTLQESGARRVGLAGYFLAPGLLYDTAVASARQAGVVAVAAPLAGASEIARLVLRRVDQVAVAVPV, from the coding sequence GTGACCGGGTCGACGCGGCCCGCCGACCGGGCCGTCCCGGTCGAGGCCGCGCCGATCGTTCTGGTGGCGCACGGCAGCCGCGACCCCCGGGCGGCCGCCGCCACCCGGGCGCTGGTGCGGGCGGTCGCCGCTGCCCGGCCCGGGGTGGACGTGCGGGCCGCCTATCTCGATCACGCCGGCCCACGCCCCGGTGCGGTGCTGGCCGACCTGCAGGCCGCCGGCTACCCGGCGGCGACCGTGGTGCCGCTGCTGCTGACCGAGGCGTTCCACGGGCGGGTGGACCTGCCTGAGGTGGTCCGGGCGGCACGGCGCGACGGCCTGCGGATGCCGGTGGCGCTGACCGACGTGATCGGTCCGCCGTTGGCCGCGCCGACGGTGGATCCGCTGCTGGTCGCGGGGCTGCGTCGCCGGTTGGCCGCCTCGGGCGCCGACTGCGACGCCGTGGTGCTGGCAGCGGCCGGTACGCGGAGCGCGTCGGCCCGTCAGACGGTCGCTCTGGCCGCTGCGGCTCTCGGTGCGGACCTGGGGCTGCCCTGCCTGGCGGGGTACGCCTCGGCGGCCCCACCGACGGCCGGTGAGGCGGTCCGGACGCTGCAGGAGTCGGGGGCCCGGCGGGTCGGGCTGGCCGGCTACTTTCTGGCACCGGGGCTGCTCTACGACACGGCGGTGGCCTCGGCCCGGCAGGCGGGGGTGGTCGCGGTGGCGGCTCCGCTCGCGGGCGCGTCGGAGATCGCCCGGCTGGTGCTGCGCCGGGTCGACCAGGTCGCCGTCGCGGTGCCGGTGTGA
- a CDS encoding phosphoadenylyl-sulfate reductase, with the protein MSPVLAADLNLIRLGPAADRPPTRRSPAQLRELAEQAGRELEGAPAEEIARWAVETFGDRFCVTSSMADGVLAHLVSRVAPGVDVVFLDTGLHFPETLRVRDQVAATMPVNLRSIRPRMTVGQQDGEFGPRLFNRAPDECCALRKVEPLERALGDYDAWAAGLRRDESPTRANTPVVGFDARRGRVKVNPIAAWTQADVDAYVSRWGVPVNELFRQGYTSIGCWPCTRRTTAGEDPRAGRWAMFEKTECGLHQ; encoded by the coding sequence ATGAGCCCGGTCCTCGCCGCCGACCTGAATCTGATCCGGCTCGGCCCGGCCGCCGACCGCCCGCCGACCCGCCGCAGTCCGGCCCAGTTGCGCGAGCTCGCCGAACAGGCCGGCCGGGAACTGGAGGGGGCGCCGGCGGAGGAGATCGCCCGGTGGGCGGTGGAGACCTTCGGTGACCGGTTCTGCGTGACCAGTTCGATGGCGGACGGGGTGCTGGCGCACCTGGTCTCCCGGGTCGCCCCCGGCGTCGACGTGGTCTTCCTCGACACCGGGCTGCACTTCCCGGAGACGTTGCGGGTCCGCGACCAGGTGGCCGCCACGATGCCGGTCAACCTGCGGTCGATCCGGCCCCGGATGACCGTCGGCCAGCAGGACGGCGAGTTCGGCCCCCGGCTGTTCAACCGGGCCCCGGACGAGTGCTGCGCGTTGCGCAAGGTCGAACCGCTGGAGCGGGCCCTGGGCGACTACGACGCCTGGGCGGCGGGGCTGCGCCGCGACGAGTCCCCGACCCGGGCCAACACGCCGGTCGTCGGATTCGACGCCCGCCGGGGGCGGGTCAAGGTGAATCCGATCGCCGCTTGGACCCAGGCGGACGTCGACGCCTACGTCTCCCGCTGGGGGGTGCCGGTCAACGAGCTGTTCCGGCAGGGCTACACCTCGATCGGCTGCTGGCCGTGCACCCGGCGGACCACCGCCGGTGAGGACCCACGGGCCGGGCGTTGGGCGATGTTCGAAAAGACCGAGTGCGGTCTGCACCAGTGA
- a CDS encoding WhiB family transcriptional regulator: MDWRHHAVCRDEDPELFFPIGTSGPAILQVEQAKAVCRRCSVTDQCLQWALESGQDAGVWGGMSEEERRAVKRRGGLRVLRAHTA, from the coding sequence ATGGACTGGCGTCACCATGCTGTCTGCCGCGACGAGGACCCGGAGCTGTTCTTCCCGATCGGGACGTCCGGCCCCGCGATCCTGCAGGTCGAGCAGGCCAAGGCTGTCTGCCGGCGCTGCTCCGTGACCGATCAGTGCCTGCAGTGGGCACTCGAGTCCGGGCAGGACGCAGGCGTCTGGGGCGGGATGAGCGAAGAGGAGCGGCGCGCAGTCAAGCGCCGCGGCGGACTGCGCGTCCTGCGCGCTCACACTGCCTGA